Within the Catalinimonas niigatensis genome, the region TACAGGAAGCCAAGAAGGTGCTGGTCAGTGAATTTGGTGGAACACTTTTCACCATCGCGAAGGATGTGAAGCTACAAGTGGAATTTAATCCTACCAAAGTAAAAGCTTACCGCCTCATTGGCTACGAAAACCGTGCGCTTAAGAATGAAGACTTCAACAATGACAAGAAAGATGCCGGTGAACTGGGTTCCGGCCATACCGTGACCGCCATGTATGAGATCATTCCTGCCGATAGTGAAGAAGCAGTATCTTCCATAGATGCCTTGAAATACCAGGAGCAGAAAGTAAAATCTACTGCCCGACAATCGGATGAGCTGCTGACTTTGAAGCTGCGCTACAAAAGTCCGAAGGGCAGCAAAAGCCAGCTGACAGAACAGTCCTTGCTAAATCGTGCGGTACGCTTAGACAAAACCAGCAATAACTTTCGTTTTGCTGCGGCGGTCGCCGGATTTGGGATGCTGCTGCGGGATTCAGAACACAAAGGAGACCTGACTTACGATGCAGTTGCCACGCTGGCACGGGATGCCAGAGGGGAAGACAAGGAAGGCTATCGCCAGGAGTTTATCCGCATGGTAGAGTCCTGTAACCTGATGGCAAGTAAGTAAGGCTCCCTTCTTATATATATCTGCCAACCCTGATTTGTTCAAGGTTGGCAGATATACTCATTTCTTCTTTTCCAAAAAGTATATATGAAATCCTGTCTCACTGCGTTTCAATAGAATGATGCATCACAGGATGATAAACATTTGCTGCCTGGCAGGACTTTCCTTGCTCGGATTAGGCTGTAGTTCTCAGATCAAAAATGAGCTAACGATTAGGAAAGCCTCAGATGCTTATCCTAACGGACAAAAGAAGTTTGATGGCAAATTCTTGGAGTGCGTCAGAAATGATACCTATGTTCCGGAACTGCTCATCTTTGAAAAGAAAAAGTTTGGCAAATGGACAGCTTACAACGAAGACGGAAGCATCCTGGAGACCAGAGAATATACTTCAAATGTAGAGGACTGTCAGACAGCCATTTTAAAACAGGGAGCCTGGAAGTACTTCAATCATGAAGGTATCCTTTATCTAACGGAACATTACCGGAATGATACCCTTATGCAGGCTGAGTGGGAGATGTACGAAGGCAATAGCCCCATAGGAACAGTCTTCAAAAGCGATATTCATGTAGACTCCATGGTTTATCTTCATGACAAGCACACCGGATCTCTGCTGAACAATGCTTCCTTTGATCAGTATTTTTTCAAGCCCATTCTTATTGTCAATGATGGGCAGGATCAGATTCAATCCTTGATTCCCTTCTGGTACTCACCCGATGGTGCTACCCCTGATTATTACCATCCGTACCGTTCTGTTGAGGATGTACCTCAGCATTTTCGTCAGGACAGTTCATTCCATGCGTTGAATGGTCAGGTTGGACTGGTCTTATTTCTGGATGTCCTGAAAGAAAAGTATCAATCTTCCAATGTAACTACCAATACGGACGTAGACTATACAGAAGCCATACAAAGCAGGCTTAATCAGCCCTTGGAAGAGGGACAACATTATTGCTTTCACGTTGACATTCGCCTGTCCGAACATGCAGGCTGCTCCATCAATCAATTTGGAGCACTCCTTACGCAAGAAGCCGTATCATTTGATAGAGCTTCCACTTTGAGTACCAAAAGTATTTCTTTTGAAAGGCCTTTACGGAACACCGACCATTGGGAAACCTTATGTTCAACCTATACGGCCCGGGGTGGAGAAATGTACCTGACATTGGGAAGGCTTACTGATGTATCAGACACTAAAGTCATTCGTCGTGAGCCAAAGTCAAATAGTAGCCTGGATGTCAACAGAGCGGCCTACTATTTAATTGATCATGTAGAACTTTACCCTATTAGCTTAGTGATTGTCATTGTAATGAGCCTGCCATAAGGGAAGAAAATGCTCAGGATAGTTTATGGACAAAAATAGCGGAAGGGGATACATTGGTACTTCGTGATCTTCATTTTAGCTTTGACAGTGATGCGTTGGAAACTGCTTACTCGGATGATCTCTCCAAACTGTCACACTTCTTGACAGTCCATCCAGAGCAAAACATAAGCATTCAGGGACACAGTTCTGATGAAGGTACGGATGCCTATAACCTTGACCTGTCATACAAAAGAGCGCAGGCAGTAGGAGAATGGCTTGTTGGAGAAGGTATTACCCCTGAGAGATTGCGATTTGAAGCCTATGGTAGCAGCAGGCCTATTTCTGAGCTAAGTCAGAAAGCCAACCGACGGGTTGAAGTTATTCTGCTCAAGGAATGAGTTGGTGATCGCATAGAATGAGGAGTCCTCTGGTATAGGTTCATCTCAGATCATCTCTCTGGCCTTACATCCTGATATATCGTAAGCAAGGGCCAAACCCC harbors:
- a CDS encoding OmpA family protein, whose translation is MVLRDLHFSFDSDALETAYSDDLSKLSHFLTVHPEQNISIQGHSSDEGTDAYNLDLSYKRAQAVGEWLVGEGITPERLRFEAYGSSRPISELSQKANRRVEVILLKE
- a CDS encoding toxin-antitoxin system YwqK family antitoxin; its protein translation is MINICCLAGLSLLGLGCSSQIKNELTIRKASDAYPNGQKKFDGKFLECVRNDTYVPELLIFEKKKFGKWTAYNEDGSILETREYTSNVEDCQTAILKQGAWKYFNHEGILYLTEHYRNDTLMQAEWEMYEGNSPIGTVFKSDIHVDSMVYLHDKHTGSLLNNASFDQYFFKPILIVNDGQDQIQSLIPFWYSPDGATPDYYHPYRSVEDVPQHFRQDSSFHALNGQVGLVLFLDVLKEKYQSSNVTTNTDVDYTEAIQSRLNQPLEEGQHYCFHVDIRLSEHAGCSINQFGALLTQEAVSFDRASTLSTKSISFERPLRNTDHWETLCSTYTARGGEMYLTLGRLTDVSDTKVIRREPKSNSSLDVNRAAYYLIDHVELYPISLVIVIVMSLP